The following proteins are encoded in a genomic region of Oceanisphaera profunda:
- the zapB gene encoding cell division protein ZapB has protein sequence MSFDVLEKLEAKILSAVDTIDLLQMEVEELKELNSQLGEENQQLKQSHTQLEQDNQQLKQQHEAWQDRLRVLLGKIDQVEESA, from the coding sequence ATGTCTTTTGATGTATTAGAAAAGCTGGAAGCCAAAATACTGTCGGCCGTAGACACTATTGATTTGCTGCAAATGGAAGTTGAAGAGTTAAAAGAGCTGAACAGCCAGTTAGGCGAAGAAAATCAGCAACTCAAGCAAAGCCATACTCAGCTTGAGCAAGATAATCAGCAGCTCAAGCAACAGCATGAAGCTTGGCAAGACCGTTTACGTGTCTTGTTAGGTAAAATTGATCAGGTAGAAGAAAGCGCATAA
- the cysE gene encoding serine O-acetyltransferase, protein MEDGIQASTWLRIREEARWMIAEEPMLGSFYYSTILNHETLKCSLSFILANKLESSVMPAISLREVIESVMDAEPCILDIAATDICAVQERDPAVDLFSTPLLYLKGFHALQGHRIANWLWRHGRRALATYLQNQISVVFGVDVHPAARIGKGIMFDHATGIVVGETAVIEDDVSILQNVTLGGTGKAGGDRHPKIRQGVMIGAGAKILGNIEVGCGAKVGAGSVVLESVPPHTTVAGVPARAVGRPCSDMPSFDMNQNI, encoded by the coding sequence ATGGAAGACGGCATTCAAGCTAGTACTTGGTTGCGCATCCGCGAAGAAGCACGCTGGATGATTGCAGAAGAGCCCATGTTAGGTAGCTTTTATTATTCGACTATTCTCAACCATGAGACATTAAAGTGCTCACTGAGCTTTATTCTGGCTAATAAGCTAGAGAGCTCGGTGATGCCTGCTATCAGCCTGCGTGAGGTGATAGAGTCGGTAATGGATGCAGAGCCCTGCATCTTAGATATTGCCGCCACCGACATTTGTGCGGTTCAAGAGCGGGATCCGGCGGTGGACTTATTTTCCACGCCGCTTTTGTATCTAAAAGGCTTTCATGCGCTACAGGGTCACCGTATAGCTAATTGGTTGTGGCGCCATGGTCGCCGCGCCTTGGCTACCTATTTGCAAAATCAGATTTCGGTGGTGTTTGGGGTGGATGTACACCCAGCGGCGCGCATCGGCAAAGGGATTATGTTTGACCATGCCACCGGTATTGTAGTGGGTGAAACAGCTGTGATTGAAGACGACGTTTCTATCTTACAAAATGTCACCTTAGGCGGCACAGGTAAGGCGGGCGGCGATCGACACCCGAAAATTCGTCAAGGGGTGATGATAGGTGCGGGCGCAAAAATTTTGGGTAATATAGAAGTGGGCTGTGGGGCCAAAGTGGGGGCCGGCAGTGTGGTGTTAGAATCTGTTCCGCCGCACACTACGGTGGCTGGGGTGCCGGCGCGTGCAGTAGGGCGACCTTGCTCCGATATGCCTTCTTTTGATATGAACCAAAATATTTAG